One Paenibacillus sp. SYP-B4298 genomic window, ATAGCTCGCGGGCCCGCGAGCAGCTCGGCTATGAGCCCCAGGTGTCGACATTGGAAGGGCTGGAGCGCTTCGCCAGATGGTGGAGGGAGCAACGATGATCACCCGTCTTCCTGTCAAGCTGACGCTGCGGTCAGCCGGCTCCTGCCTCCATCCCGAGGCGCTAACCTTGCGCGGCGGTACACTGCGCCCTGTAGAGTTCCCGGCAGGCTATGCCTGTATCGAGCATCCACTGCATGGGATGATTCTATTCGACACGGGCTATAGCTCTCGCTTCTTCGCAGAGACGGCGCGGCTGCCAGCTTCGCTATATCGTCATATTACGCCTGTCCGCTATGAGGATCGGCAAGGCGCAGCCAGCCAGCTCCTCGCTGCTGGCATCGAGCCGGAGCAAGTGCAGTATGTGGTGCTCTCACATTTCCATGCCGACCACATCGGCGGCGTCCGCGACTTCCCGCAGGCGCAATTCATCTATGCTTCCGCCGCTTATGAGGCAGTGCGCCAGCTTCGCGGGCTGCGCGCTGTACGTGCGGGATTTCTGCCTGGTCTGCTGCCGGATGATTTTGCTCGCCGCTCTCTTCCCTTCAGTGATGGAGAGGCTGTCGAATGCTTTGATGCAGACTTTCCCCTGCAGCGGGGCTGGGACTTGCTAGGAGATGGAAGCCTGCTTGCTGTCATGCTGCCTGGACATGCGGCGGGCATGATCGGGCTATTCGTCTCCGATACGCAGCACGATTATCTGCTGTGTGCGGATGCGGTGTGGTCCAGCCGCGCTTACCGGGAGCAGCGTCTGCCGCATCCGCTCGCAGGCCTGATCATGTCCAGTCGCAGGGACTATCAGCGCAGCTTCGCGCTGCTGACGGAGCTGCATCAGCGTTATCCACGGCTGCGCATTGTGCCTAGCCATTGCCGCGAGGCACTGGCGGCCTGGGGATCGGAGCAGAGCGAATGAGCGGAATCAGCAAGGCAACGATATTAAGCTATTATGTGCGCACGCTGCTGCGCCGCCGCTGGAGCAGCCGCAGCGCGCTAGAGCAATGGCAGGAGCGGCGCATCCTCCGCCATGTCGCCAGGGTGCGGGAGGCCTCCCCCTTCTACCGTGACTGGTGGAAGGGCATAAGGGACGAGGACTGGCGCAGCTTCCCTGTCATCGACAAGGCGATCATGATGGAGAACTTTGATCGGCTGAACACGGTGGGCATCCAGCGGGATGAGGCGATGGAGCTGGCGCTGCGAGCGGAGCACACCCGCGACTTCCAGCCAACGCTAAGGGGCATGACCATCGGCCTGTCCTCGGGCACCTCGGGAAGCCGCGGTCTGTTTCTGGTGAGCCCACAGGAGCAGGCGGCCTGGACAGGCACGGTGCTCGCCAA contains:
- a CDS encoding MBL fold metallo-hydrolase, with amino-acid sequence MITRLPVKLTLRSAGSCLHPEALTLRGGTLRPVEFPAGYACIEHPLHGMILFDTGYSSRFFAETARLPASLYRHITPVRYEDRQGAASQLLAAGIEPEQVQYVVLSHFHADHIGGVRDFPQAQFIYASAAYEAVRQLRGLRAVRAGFLPGLLPDDFARRSLPFSDGEAVECFDADFPLQRGWDLLGDGSLLAVMLPGHAAGMIGLFVSDTQHDYLLCADAVWSSRAYREQRLPHPLAGLIMSSRRDYQRSFALLTELHQRYPRLRIVPSHCREALAAWGSEQSE